One window of Pectobacterium carotovorum genomic DNA carries:
- the ahpF gene encoding alkyl hydroperoxide reductase subunit F: MLDNTMKVQLKAYLEKLTKPVELIATLDDSAKSAEVKTLLAEIAELSDRVSFIEKNDLAVRKPSFLITNPGSQSGPRFAGAPMGHEFTSLILALLQVGGHPSKEAKELLDQIRHLDGSFHFETYYSLSCHNCPDVVQALNLMAVLNPNITHTAIDGGVFQDEIQSRNVMGVPTVFLNGEHFSQGRTSLAEIVTKIDTGAGAKQVEKLNQRDVYDVLIIGSGPAGAAAAVYSARKGIRTGLVGERFGGQVLDTVDIENYISVPKTEGAKLATALKSHVDDYDVDVIDAQSAEALIPGGEPGKPHQVITVSGATLKARSVIIATGARWRNMNVPGEDQYRTRGVTYCPHCDGPLFKGKHVAVIGGGNSGVEAAIDLAGVVKHVTLLEFAPELKADSVLQEKVRSLPNVDIILNAQTTEVKGDGQKVTGLSYKDRITDTVHDLALEGIFVQIGLLPNTHWLEGTVARNRIGEIEIDAKCETSVKGVFAAGDCTTVPYKQIIIATGEGAKASLSAFDYLIRTRA, from the coding sequence ATGCTCGACAATACGATGAAAGTCCAGTTGAAAGCCTATCTGGAAAAATTAACCAAACCTGTTGAGTTGATTGCGACTCTGGATGACTCCGCCAAATCTGCTGAAGTCAAAACTCTGCTGGCTGAGATTGCTGAGCTGTCCGATCGGGTAAGTTTTATTGAAAAGAATGATCTGGCAGTACGTAAGCCTTCATTCCTGATTACCAATCCTGGCTCTCAAAGCGGCCCGCGTTTTGCTGGTGCGCCGATGGGACACGAATTTACTTCTTTGATTCTGGCGTTATTGCAGGTGGGCGGCCATCCGTCGAAAGAAGCGAAAGAATTGCTCGATCAGATCCGTCATCTTGACGGCTCGTTCCACTTTGAAACCTATTACTCGCTGTCCTGCCACAACTGCCCGGACGTGGTGCAGGCGCTGAATTTAATGGCGGTGTTGAATCCGAATATCACCCATACCGCGATTGACGGTGGCGTGTTTCAGGATGAGATTCAAAGCCGTAATGTGATGGGCGTTCCTACCGTTTTCCTGAACGGTGAACACTTCAGTCAAGGGCGGACGAGCCTGGCTGAGATTGTGACTAAAATCGATACCGGCGCCGGCGCTAAACAGGTTGAGAAGCTGAACCAGCGTGACGTCTATGATGTGTTAATCATCGGTAGCGGTCCGGCGGGGGCAGCAGCGGCGGTCTATTCGGCGCGTAAAGGCATCCGTACCGGTTTGGTCGGTGAGCGTTTTGGCGGTCAGGTACTGGATACCGTCGATATCGAAAACTATATTTCCGTGCCGAAAACGGAAGGTGCCAAACTGGCGACCGCGCTGAAGAGCCATGTTGATGACTACGATGTCGACGTGATTGACGCGCAGAGTGCAGAGGCCCTCATTCCTGGCGGTGAACCGGGTAAACCGCATCAGGTGATCACCGTATCCGGCGCGACGCTGAAAGCGCGCAGTGTGATCATTGCGACTGGCGCACGCTGGAGAAACATGAATGTACCCGGCGAAGATCAGTACCGTACACGTGGCGTAACGTACTGCCCGCACTGTGATGGCCCGCTGTTTAAAGGCAAACACGTTGCAGTGATTGGCGGCGGAAACTCTGGGGTAGAAGCGGCTATCGATCTGGCTGGCGTGGTGAAACATGTCACGTTGCTTGAGTTTGCTCCAGAACTGAAAGCAGATTCTGTATTACAGGAAAAAGTGCGTAGCCTGCCGAACGTTGACATCATCCTGAATGCGCAAACCACTGAAGTGAAAGGCGATGGGCAGAAAGTGACGGGGCTGAGCTATAAAGATCGTATTACCGATACGGTACACGATTTAGCGCTGGAAGGGATCTTCGTGCAGATTGGCCTGCTGCCTAACACCCACTGGCTGGAAGGTACGGTAGCCAGAAACCGCATCGGTGAAATTGAGATCGATGCCAAGTGTGAAACCAGCGTGAAAGGGGTCTTTGCTGCCGGCGACTGTACGACGGTGCCGTACAAGCAGATTATCATCGCGACGGGTGAAGGCGCAAAAGCGTCCTTGAGCGCCTTTGATTATTTGATCAGAACCCGTGCATAA
- the ahpC gene encoding alkyl hydroperoxide reductase subunit C: MSVINTQVKPFKNMAFKDGQFIEVTEKNIEGKWSVFFFYPADFTFVCPTELGDVADYYDEFQERGVEIYSVSTDTHFTHKAWHSSSETIGKIKYTMIGDPTGQLTRNFENMREAEGLADRGTFIVDPQGIIQAVEITAEGIGRDASDLLRKVKAAQYVASHPGEVCPAKWKEGEATLAPSLDLVGKI; encoded by the coding sequence ATGTCAGTAATTAATACCCAAGTTAAACCATTCAAAAACATGGCTTTCAAAGACGGTCAATTCATTGAAGTGACTGAGAAGAACATCGAAGGCAAATGGAGCGTGTTCTTCTTCTATCCGGCTGACTTTACGTTTGTCTGCCCGACCGAACTGGGTGATGTCGCTGACTATTACGACGAATTCCAAGAGCGTGGCGTGGAAATCTACTCTGTTTCCACCGACACCCATTTCACGCACAAAGCGTGGCACAGCAGCTCTGAAACCATTGGCAAAATCAAATACACCATGATCGGTGACCCAACGGGCCAACTGACGCGTAACTTTGAAAACATGCGCGAAGCAGAAGGTCTGGCCGATCGCGGTACCTTCATCGTTGACCCACAGGGCATCATTCAGGCGGTAGAAATCACGGCAGAAGGTATTGGCCGTGATGCATCTGACCTGCTGCGCAAAGTGAAAGCGGCCCAGTACGTTGCTTCTCACCCAGGCGAAGTGTGCCCAGCCAAGTGGAAAGAAGGCGAGGCTACGCTGGCTCCGTCTCTGGATCTGGTTGGCAAAATCTAA